The Dyadobacter subterraneus genome window below encodes:
- the rimO gene encoding 30S ribosomal protein S12 methylthiotransferase RimO, producing the protein MKTKGIRTNKVNIVTLGCSKNLVDSEVLYTQLKGNGFDVTHESKKDNSQIVVINTCGFIDNAKEESINTILRYADAKAAGIVDKVYVTGCLSHRYKDELSVEIPTVDAWFGTNELPRLLKTLKADYKHELVGERLLTTPTHYAYLKIAEGCDRPCSFCAIPIMRGGHVSRPIDELVKEAKSLAKRGTKELILIAQDLTYYGLDIYKKRNLSDLMAQLSDVEGIEWIRLQYAYPAGFPMDVLDVMKERSNICKYLDMPLQSGSSEILKSMRRGISREKTESLIYSIREKLPEITLRTTLIVGHPGETEALFDETYEFVEKMRFDRLGAFQYSHEDNTHSYTMPDDIPAEIKQERADAIMELQQGISFELNQQKIGNTYKVLFDRVEGGHFIGRTEFDSPEVDNEVLVPATQYVRLGDFANVKINNAEEFDLYGDVVV; encoded by the coding sequence ATGAAAACCAAAGGAATACGTACAAATAAAGTAAATATTGTCACGCTTGGTTGCTCAAAAAACCTGGTTGACTCAGAAGTTTTATATACCCAGTTAAAGGGAAACGGATTCGATGTTACGCACGAATCAAAAAAGGATAATTCCCAGATTGTAGTGATCAATACATGTGGCTTTATTGATAATGCAAAAGAAGAATCCATCAACACGATTCTTCGTTATGCTGATGCAAAAGCGGCCGGGATTGTTGATAAAGTATATGTAACAGGATGTCTATCGCACCGTTATAAAGACGAACTTTCTGTTGAAATTCCTACCGTAGATGCTTGGTTTGGTACCAATGAACTTCCACGTTTGCTTAAAACACTGAAAGCAGATTACAAGCATGAGCTTGTTGGCGAACGTCTGCTTACCACACCTACGCATTATGCTTATTTGAAAATTGCAGAAGGCTGCGACAGACCTTGCAGTTTTTGTGCTATTCCAATCATGCGTGGAGGTCACGTTTCACGCCCGATTGATGAATTGGTAAAAGAAGCAAAATCCTTGGCCAAACGTGGTACCAAAGAATTAATCCTGATCGCTCAGGATCTTACTTACTATGGTCTGGATATTTACAAAAAAAGGAATTTATCCGATCTAATGGCTCAACTTTCTGATGTTGAAGGCATTGAGTGGATCAGATTACAGTACGCATACCCCGCAGGTTTTCCAATGGATGTTCTGGATGTAATGAAAGAACGCAGTAATATCTGTAAATATCTTGATATGCCATTGCAATCTGGTTCTTCGGAAATTTTGAAATCAATGCGCAGAGGAATTTCACGTGAGAAAACGGAATCTTTGATTTATTCTATCCGTGAAAAACTACCAGAAATAACATTGCGTACGACATTGATCGTTGGCCACCCGGGAGAAACCGAAGCACTTTTTGATGAAACATATGAGTTCGTTGAAAAAATGCGTTTTGACCGTTTGGGAGCTTTCCAGTATTCGCATGAAGACAATACGCATTCTTACACAATGCCTGATGATATTCCTGCTGAAATCAAGCAAGAACGTGCAGATGCGATCATGGAATTACAGCAAGGAATTTCTTTTGAATTAAATCAACAGAAAATCGGTAATACTTATAAAGTTCTTTTTGACCGTGTTGAAGGTGGACATTTTATCGGCCGCACAGAATTCGATTCTCCGGAAGTTGATAATGAAGTGCTGGTTCCGGCAACTCAATATGTTCGTCTGGGAGATTTTGCCAATGTAAAAATTAATAACGCTGAGGAGTTTGATTTGTATGGGGATGTTGTTGTTTAA
- a CDS encoding DUF4293 domain-containing protein, giving the protein MLQRIQSIFLAITIIGMGIFVSFPVWTKIAAAGDQQISLTALKLTHQINPVQSNIDSVPYLLVLAIIIAGVAAFSLVKFRNRVLQSALCAVNSILMSTLLGLVIYLTFYKAAKLFDPQIPGDYTIGFYGLVAAMLANVMANRYIRKDEKTVQQSNRLR; this is encoded by the coding sequence ATGTTGCAACGCATCCAATCCATTTTTTTAGCCATTACGATTATAGGAATGGGCATTTTTGTTTCCTTTCCTGTTTGGACTAAGATAGCAGCCGCAGGAGATCAGCAGATTTCCCTGACAGCTCTCAAACTGACACATCAGATTAATCCGGTTCAGTCAAATATCGACTCCGTTCCATATTTATTGGTTCTTGCCATCATCATTGCGGGAGTTGCCGCGTTCTCACTGGTTAAATTTCGTAACCGGGTTTTGCAGTCTGCTTTGTGCGCAGTTAATTCCATTTTGATGAGCACGCTTCTCGGACTTGTTATTTATTTAACTTTTTACAAAGCAGCCAAGTTATTTGATCCACAAATCCCTGGTGATTACACAATAGGATTTTACGGCCTGGTAGCTGCAATGCTTGCTAACGTGATGGCTAACCGTTACATCCGTAAGGATGAAAAAACCGTTCAGCAATCGAACCGTTTGAGATAA
- a CDS encoding KpsF/GutQ family sugar-phosphate isomerase: MKLIKNIQSIAKNVILHEAIALQNLVERIDDEFEKCVYAILNSGGRVVVSGIGKSAIVGQKIVATLNSTGTPALFMHAADAIHGDLGMIQDNDVVMVLSKSGDTPEIKVLVPLLKRTGVPIIAMVSNTESYLAQHAQFILNAYAPTEADSHNLAPTTSTTLSMALGDALAICLLEARGFTRQDFAKYHPGGALGKRLYLKVCDIYPNNTLPIVDENATLKQVIMEITSKRLGVTAVNNADGKMAGIITDGDLRRMLNQHSGEELLHLKACDIMTSSPICVDPEDFAVKALEIMQSKSITHVVVVEENIVKGFVHLHDLLREGLV, translated from the coding sequence TTGAAATTAATAAAAAATATTCAGTCCATCGCAAAGAATGTGATACTGCACGAAGCTATTGCTTTACAGAATCTTGTTGAAAGGATTGATGACGAATTTGAAAAATGCGTATATGCCATTTTAAATTCCGGTGGCCGGGTGGTTGTTTCGGGAATTGGCAAAAGTGCAATCGTTGGACAGAAAATTGTTGCGACGCTTAATTCTACTGGTACTCCTGCATTATTTATGCACGCTGCGGACGCAATTCATGGAGATTTGGGCATGATCCAGGATAATGACGTGGTTATGGTTTTATCAAAAAGCGGGGATACGCCAGAAATAAAAGTACTTGTTCCACTGTTGAAACGGACCGGAGTTCCGATCATCGCGATGGTCAGCAATACTGAATCTTACCTTGCCCAGCATGCGCAATTTATTTTGAACGCATACGCTCCGACCGAAGCAGATTCGCATAATTTGGCACCGACTACGAGTACCACATTATCAATGGCTTTGGGAGATGCACTTGCAATTTGTTTGCTTGAAGCCAGAGGTTTTACCCGTCAGGATTTCGCAAAATATCATCCTGGCGGCGCATTGGGGAAAAGATTATATTTGAAAGTCTGTGATATTTATCCCAACAATACGCTTCCGATTGTTGATGAAAATGCTACGTTAAAACAGGTTATTATGGAAATCACTTCCAAAAGACTTGGTGTGACGGCTGTCAATAATGCCGATGGAAAAATGGCTGGAATTATTACGGATGGAGATTTAAGACGGATGTTAAATCAGCATTCTGGTGAAGAACTTTTACATTTGAAAGCTTGTGATATTATGACATCGTCTCCAATTTGTGTTGATCCTGAGGATTTTGCAGTGAAGGCTTTGGAAATTATGCAGTCCAAAAGTATTACGCACGTTGTAGTGGTTGAAGAAAATATTGTCAAAGGATTTGTCCATCTGCACGATTTATTACGCGAAGGTTTAGTATAG
- the recQ gene encoding DNA helicase RecQ: protein MVKQVDNVVLDTLKERLKEIFGYSQFRGEQEVIIQNILLGKNTFVIMPTGAGKSLCYQLPALVTDGMTIVISPLIALMKNQVDQLTAFGINAQFLNSTLTKAEMTRVKNDALDGSLKLLYIAPESLTKEENLEFLKRVKISFVAIDEAHCISEWGHDFRPEYRRIYGIIENIGNLPIIALTATATPKVQQDIRKNLQMEEAETFKSSFNRKNLYYEIRAKKDTKKQLIRYVRNNKGKSGIVYCLSRKTVEEIAELLSVNDVKALPYHAGLDSNTRMANQDAFLNEEVDVIVATIAFGMGIDKPDVRFVIHYDVPKSLEGYYQETGRAGRDGLEGNCLMFYSYDDIQKLEKFNKDKTVTERDNARHLLNEMVAYSTLGVCRRRQLLSYFGEYLDKDCGFCDNCIKPTEKTKVQDEVVLVLRAVQLTEQRFDGEHITDLITATDNQYVRSYEHDKLDVFGKGVELNESRDYWISTIRQLVILNYLEKDIENYGILKIGEKGLNYINDPYPVTLYKDHNFEEEEVKVEDDSADSASGGSAHAYDEALLGMLKALRKKVAKEKDLPPYVIFQDPSLEEMATTYPTTQQEMAQINGVGMGKVQKFGRQFIDLITRYVDENDIETAKDVVIKSTVNKSKIKIFIIQQVDRKISLDEIADVKNMALGDVIEEVEHICYSGTKLNLDYYINQVIDKERQQDIYDYFMSAETDNIAAALDEFSGDDVSEEELRLVRIKFLSELAN from the coding sequence ATGGTAAAGCAGGTTGATAATGTCGTTTTAGACACATTAAAAGAAAGACTCAAAGAAATATTTGGTTACAGTCAGTTTCGGGGAGAGCAGGAGGTTATCATTCAAAATATTCTGCTTGGCAAAAATACTTTCGTTATTATGCCAACGGGAGCAGGAAAATCACTTTGCTATCAATTGCCGGCATTGGTGACAGACGGTATGACGATTGTTATATCTCCACTTATTGCCCTTATGAAAAATCAGGTAGATCAGCTGACTGCATTCGGGATTAACGCACAATTTCTTAATTCGACGCTGACGAAGGCGGAGATGACGAGAGTAAAAAACGATGCACTGGACGGAAGTTTGAAACTTCTTTACATCGCACCGGAATCTTTGACAAAAGAAGAAAATCTTGAATTTCTGAAAAGAGTTAAAATTTCTTTTGTCGCTATTGACGAAGCGCATTGTATCTCTGAATGGGGACATGATTTCCGCCCGGAATATCGCCGCATTTACGGGATTATCGAAAACATTGGTAACCTGCCGATCATTGCGCTTACTGCTACTGCCACACCAAAAGTTCAGCAGGATATCCGTAAAAATTTACAAATGGAAGAAGCCGAGACTTTTAAGTCTTCCTTCAACCGTAAAAATCTTTATTATGAGATCCGCGCTAAAAAAGATACTAAAAAACAACTGATCCGCTACGTCCGTAACAACAAGGGCAAATCTGGGATTGTATATTGCCTGAGCCGTAAAACAGTTGAAGAAATTGCTGAATTACTTTCTGTTAATGACGTAAAAGCACTTCCATACCACGCCGGCCTTGACAGCAATACGCGTATGGCCAACCAGGATGCTTTTTTGAATGAAGAAGTGGACGTTATTGTGGCCACCATTGCATTCGGAATGGGAATTGACAAGCCGGATGTTCGTTTTGTAATTCATTACGATGTGCCAAAATCGCTGGAAGGATATTATCAGGAAACGGGTCGTGCCGGTCGTGATGGTCTGGAAGGTAATTGTCTGATGTTTTACAGCTATGATGATATTCAGAAACTGGAAAAATTCAATAAGGATAAAACGGTTACCGAACGCGATAACGCCCGCCATTTGCTGAATGAAATGGTAGCTTATTCAACGTTGGGTGTTTGCCGGAGAAGACAGCTTTTAAGTTACTTTGGTGAATATCTTGACAAGGATTGCGGTTTCTGCGACAATTGTATCAAACCAACAGAAAAAACAAAGGTTCAGGATGAAGTGGTTCTCGTACTTCGTGCCGTTCAACTTACCGAACAACGTTTTGATGGTGAACATATTACCGATCTGATCACTGCTACTGATAATCAATACGTCCGTAGTTACGAACATGACAAACTGGATGTTTTTGGAAAAGGCGTAGAATTGAATGAATCCCGTGATTACTGGATTTCAACAATTCGCCAGCTGGTGATTTTAAATTATCTTGAAAAAGATATTGAAAATTACGGCATTCTTAAAATTGGAGAAAAAGGTCTGAATTATATCAATGATCCATATCCGGTAACACTTTACAAAGACCACAACTTCGAAGAAGAAGAGGTAAAAGTGGAGGATGACAGTGCAGATTCAGCATCAGGCGGCAGCGCACATGCTTATGACGAAGCACTTTTGGGTATGTTGAAGGCGCTTCGTAAAAAAGTTGCCAAAGAAAAAGATCTTCCTCCTTACGTTATTTTCCAGGATCCGTCTCTGGAAGAAATGGCGACAACCTATCCTACCACACAACAGGAAATGGCGCAGATTAACGGCGTCGGGATGGGAAAAGTACAGAAATTCGGTCGCCAGTTCATTGATCTGATCACTCGTTATGTTGATGAAAATGATATTGAAACGGCGAAAGATGTTGTCATAAAATCAACGGTTAACAAATCCAAGATCAAGATTTTTATCATTCAGCAGGTTGATAGAAAAATTAGTCTGGACGAAATTGCCGATGTCAAGAATATGGCCCTTGGCGATGTTATTGAGGAAGTCGAACATATCTGTTACTCAGGCACCAAATTGAATCTTGACTACTACATCAATCAGGTGATTGACAAAGAACGTCAGCAGGATATTTATGATTACTTCATGAGTGCAGAAACAGATAATATCGCAGCAGCACTTGACGAATTCTCAGGCGACGATGTCAGCG